The DNA window GGAGATGACGGAGTTCCTTAATAGCCAGTCCAGCATCCTCTTCGAGTTTGACGACAAGCTGGTCAGAAGGATTGTCAACAGGGTGACGGTATATGACGACAGGCTGACGGTTGAGTTTAAGACGGGGACGGAAGTGACCGTGGAGATATATGGCTAATATATGAAAGCATAACGTCGGTCGAGGCTTAAAGGCTTTGGCCGGCGGTTTTTCGCTTTAATTGTAAATTTTTCTGCAGGCATATTGAAATTATTCGTTTCTTCGCATATAATGGAAGTTGGAATTTTCTGTTCTGTGAGGTATTCGCAATGGATTACTTAACGGCAAAGCAAGCCGCTGAAAAATGGAATATATCCCCGCGCAGAGTGCAGGTCTTATGCGAGCAGGGCCGAGTAAAAGGAGCTGTTCGCCTGGGCTGGGCCTGGGCTATACCGAAGGACGCGGAGAAACCGGAAGATGCCCGTAGGAAAAATAGAACGGATAATTAAATTTACGTGGATAGTAGTTTATTGAGATTATGTAATGATAAACAGTGGGGGATAAAAGATGGCGGCAATAAACGATTTAATAAAGCAAATTGAAGATAAAACACTTAGAGATAGATTGGCTCAAGAAGTTGAACGGATTAACAACAATAAAAAGTTTGGCCTTGTTTTTGAGGAACACTTACCTGAATGCACACCAATATACGGTGCGAGCATAAAAAAAGGGAGTATTGTTGCCAGAAAAGGCAAAAAAATAAACGACATCTACTTTGTTGCAAACATTGAAGATGGTCGTGCTACATGTATAAACAAAGCCAACGGTGAAAATACGGATATTCCCGTTGGCGAATTGGTTGTCATAGCTCAATTTGGCGAACCGATCTTCCCAACATTAATCCCGATGGACAAAGTAAAAAATGCAGACGACGATTCGCTTTGGCACACGTTAATTGAAGCGGACAATTACCATGCGCTCCAGTTGCTGGAATACCTCTATCCCAAGCAGGTAGATTGTATTTATATCGACCCGCCGTATAATACAGGAGCCCGCGACTGGAAGTATAATAACGATTATGTAGACAGCAGCGACAATTGGCGGCACAGCAAATGGCTTTCCATGATGCAAAGAAGATTAAAGATTGCAAAGCGATTGCTAAGAGATGATGGTGTACTTATCACTACAATTGATGATAATGAATATGCTCATTTGTGGATGCTTTTAAATGATGTTTTCCCGGAAAGAAAGCACATCCCAGTCTCAATTCAGCATAATCCCGGTGGAACACAGGGTGATAAATTTTCTGTCACACATGAATATGCAATATACTCCATCACGGAAAGCAGTACTATTTTCAGGAAAAAACATACAGGTGGAGATGTGTATAATCTGCGCAGATGGGGCAGCACGTCTGGGCGCTATGAAGGGGCAACCTGTTTTTATCCAATCTTATTGGATAAAAACCATAATATTATTGGTTTTGGTGAGGTTGCAGAAGATGATTTTCACCCATCAGGACAAACTGTTTACCGCGAAGATGGAGTTATCGAGGTCTGGCCTATTGATAGAAACAACATTGAAAAGAAATGGCGTTATAGCCGTGATACCGTAGAATCTGTCCGCGAAAGAATGTTTGTTGAACAAAACGGCGATAGATTAGAAATCATTTTAAGGCGTGAAAGCGAACCTCCAAAAACAATTTGGACAGACCCTTTATATAACGCCGAAGCTCACGGAACAAATATGATAAAAACAATTATCGGAGGCGGGTTCTCCTACCCCAAATCCTTATATGCGGTAAAAGACGCTATAGGGTTTGCTGTTTGGGGCAAAAAGAATGCCTTGATTCTTGATTTCTTTGCCGGAAGCGGCACCACCTTGCATGCAGTCAATCTGCTGAATTATGAGGATAACGGCAGGCGTAGATGCATCATGGTTACAAACAATGAAGTTTCCGAAGACGTTACAAAAGAATTGATTAAGAAGGGCTTTTTTAACGGTGACAAGGAGTGGGAAAAAGAGGGAATATGCCAGGCTATTACATGGCCAAGAACAAAAAACTCAATTTTGGGTATAAACAGTGCTGGTTTAAAGCTTGAAGGTGATTATTTCACGGCTATACAAGTAAGTAAAGAAAAAGAGCGCAAGTTTTTACAGCTTAGTTTTACTGACTTAAACTCGTTAAACTCAGCTAAGAACAAGAAACAACTGGTTTCACTGCTTGGGAAGGACAAATTGCCGCAATCTTTAGTCAAAGCTGATTCTAAATACATAGTTTCAGACAAACACCCTGCTTCTATCCTTTTCGATGATTCGGCTTACGAGGAATGGCTGTCCGCATTGGAAGACCAGGATCACATTTCAGAGTTTTATATTGTGACACGGAATAACGCACTGTTCAATGAAATAAAAGAAAGAATCGAACAATTGCTTGGAAACATTATCGTGCTTGAAGATGTTAAAAAGCCGATGAGCGAGGGTTTTAA is part of the Ferviditalea candida genome and encodes:
- a CDS encoding site-specific DNA-methyltransferase is translated as MAAINDLIKQIEDKTLRDRLAQEVERINNNKKFGLVFEEHLPECTPIYGASIKKGSIVARKGKKINDIYFVANIEDGRATCINKANGENTDIPVGELVVIAQFGEPIFPTLIPMDKVKNADDDSLWHTLIEADNYHALQLLEYLYPKQVDCIYIDPPYNTGARDWKYNNDYVDSSDNWRHSKWLSMMQRRLKIAKRLLRDDGVLITTIDDNEYAHLWMLLNDVFPERKHIPVSIQHNPGGTQGDKFSVTHEYAIYSITESSTIFRKKHTGGDVYNLRRWGSTSGRYEGATCFYPILLDKNHNIIGFGEVAEDDFHPSGQTVYREDGVIEVWPIDRNNIEKKWRYSRDTVESVRERMFVEQNGDRLEIILRRESEPPKTIWTDPLYNAEAHGTNMIKTIIGGGFSYPKSLYAVKDAIGFAVWGKKNALILDFFAGSGTTLHAVNLLNYEDNGRRRCIMVTNNEVSEDVTKELIKKGFFNGDKEWEKEGICQAITWPRTKNSILGINSAGLKLEGDYFTAIQVSKEKERKFLQLSFTDLNSLNSAKNKKQLVSLLGKDKLPQSLVKADSKYIVSDKHPASILFDDSAYEEWLSALEDQDHISEFYIVTRNNALFNEIKERIEQLLGNIIVLEDVKKPMSEGFKANVEYFKLGFLDKNSVALGQQFWEILPMLWLKAGAVGERPELEQDAELPAMLIPASSNFAVLIDETHFAEFVKQISARKNISHVFIVTNSEEAFREMASQFDVENITQLYRDYIDNFVINGRRI